The following coding sequences lie in one Vitis vinifera cultivar Pinot Noir 40024 chromosome 19, ASM3070453v1 genomic window:
- the LOC100250407 gene encoding uncharacterized protein LOC100250407 isoform X2, whose translation MGSISDSDLPRDILSSLRHQAKGRSQLGRISERLSVDLKSHKKSVNTIQWSPTHAHLLASAGMDHAICIWNAWSRDQKKAREFSYHNAAVKDVKWLQQGLSVLSCGYDCSSRLIDVEKGLQTQIFTEDQVVGVIKLHPDNSNLFLSGGSKGRLRLWDIRTGKVVHEYIRGLGPILDIEFTVNAKQFISSSDVSGSNMSENSIVVWDVSRQVPLSNQVYVEAYTCPCIRCHPSDPFFIAQSNGNYIAIFSSCPPFKLDKYKRYENHGVSGFPIKCNFSLDGEKLASGSSDGCIYLYDYRSSELVQKIKAYEQACIDVAFHPLLPNVIAACGWDGAVSVFE comes from the exons ATGGGTAGTATTTCAGATTCAGATCTACCACGTGATATCTTGTCATCATTGAGGCATCAAGCAAAGGGCCGTTCACAGCTAGGTCGAATATCTGAAAGGCTGTCCGTAGATTTGAAGAGCCACAAAAAGTCTGTCAATACTATTCAGTGGTCACCGACCCATG CCCATCTTCTTGCTTCCGCTGGAATGGATCATGCCATCTGCATATGGAATGCATGGAGTAGAGATCAGAAGAAAGCACGTGAATTCAGCTATCATAATGCAGCAGTGAAAGATGTCAAGTGGTTGCAGCAAGGATTATCTGTGCTTTCTTGTGGATATGACTGCTCGTCAAGATTAATTGATGTTGAGAAGGGGTTGCAAACTCAGATTTTTACAGAGGATCAGGTGGTTGGTGTCATAAAGCTCCATCCAGACAACTCCAACCTCTTCCTGTCTGGGGGATCAAAAGGACGCCTCAGATTATGGGATATTAGAACTGGCAAGGTAGTTCATGAATACATTCGAGGTCTTGGTCCAATACTTGACATTGAATTCACTGTTAATGCCAAACAATTTATCTCTTCCAGTGATGTGTCTGGAAGTAACATGAGTGAGAACTCTATTGTTGTTTGGGATGTCTCACGACAGGTTCCATTGTCTAATCAG GTTTATGTGGAAGCCTATACCTGTCCCTGCATTAGATGCCATCCATCTGATCCATTTTTCATTGCGCAATCAAATGGAAATTATATTGCAATCTTCTCGTCATGCCCTCCTTTCAAACTAGACAAGTACAAGAGGTATGAGAACCATGGGGTTTCTGGGTTCCCCATCAAGTGCAACTTCAGTTTGGATGGTGAGAAACTCGCCTCAGGCTCCTCGGATGGTTGTATATACCTTTATGACTACAGATCATCTGAACTTGTCCAAAAAATCAAGGCATATGAGCAAGCATGCATAGACGTTGCTTTCCATCCCCTCTTACCTAACGTGATTGCTGCATGCGGTTGGGATGGTGCGGTTTCAGTGTTTGAGTGA
- the LOC100250407 gene encoding uncharacterized protein LOC100250407 isoform X1, giving the protein MDLLCNAYSTPSDDDDDEPRPVAEPTPPPLKRFKPQNPPLLPKPYPLIAGRYISKRERSLLSPALSPPLPNPAASASPVMGSISDSDLPRDILSSLRHQAKGRSQLGRISERLSVDLKSHKKSVNTIQWSPTHAHLLASAGMDHAICIWNAWSRDQKKAREFSYHNAAVKDVKWLQQGLSVLSCGYDCSSRLIDVEKGLQTQIFTEDQVVGVIKLHPDNSNLFLSGGSKGRLRLWDIRTGKVVHEYIRGLGPILDIEFTVNAKQFISSSDVSGSNMSENSIVVWDVSRQVPLSNQVYVEAYTCPCIRCHPSDPFFIAQSNGNYIAIFSSCPPFKLDKYKRYENHGVSGFPIKCNFSLDGEKLASGSSDGCIYLYDYRSSELVQKIKAYEQACIDVAFHPLLPNVIAACGWDGAVSVFE; this is encoded by the exons ATGGATCTTCTGTGCAATGCGTACTCTACTCCTTCAGACGACGACGATGACGAACCACGACCAGTAGCAGAACCAACACCCCCTCCATTGAAGCGATTTAAACCCCAAAACCCTCCTCTCCTCCCCAAACCCTACCCTCTCATTGCTGGCAGATACATATCCAAGAGAGAGCGATCTCTCCTCAGCCCGGCCCTTTCTCCTCCCCTTCCGAATCCGGCTGCCTCTGCATCTCCTG TTATGGGTAGTATTTCAGATTCAGATCTACCACGTGATATCTTGTCATCATTGAGGCATCAAGCAAAGGGCCGTTCACAGCTAGGTCGAATATCTGAAAGGCTGTCCGTAGATTTGAAGAGCCACAAAAAGTCTGTCAATACTATTCAGTGGTCACCGACCCATG CCCATCTTCTTGCTTCCGCTGGAATGGATCATGCCATCTGCATATGGAATGCATGGAGTAGAGATCAGAAGAAAGCACGTGAATTCAGCTATCATAATGCAGCAGTGAAAGATGTCAAGTGGTTGCAGCAAGGATTATCTGTGCTTTCTTGTGGATATGACTGCTCGTCAAGATTAATTGATGTTGAGAAGGGGTTGCAAACTCAGATTTTTACAGAGGATCAGGTGGTTGGTGTCATAAAGCTCCATCCAGACAACTCCAACCTCTTCCTGTCTGGGGGATCAAAAGGACGCCTCAGATTATGGGATATTAGAACTGGCAAGGTAGTTCATGAATACATTCGAGGTCTTGGTCCAATACTTGACATTGAATTCACTGTTAATGCCAAACAATTTATCTCTTCCAGTGATGTGTCTGGAAGTAACATGAGTGAGAACTCTATTGTTGTTTGGGATGTCTCACGACAGGTTCCATTGTCTAATCAG GTTTATGTGGAAGCCTATACCTGTCCCTGCATTAGATGCCATCCATCTGATCCATTTTTCATTGCGCAATCAAATGGAAATTATATTGCAATCTTCTCGTCATGCCCTCCTTTCAAACTAGACAAGTACAAGAGGTATGAGAACCATGGGGTTTCTGGGTTCCCCATCAAGTGCAACTTCAGTTTGGATGGTGAGAAACTCGCCTCAGGCTCCTCGGATGGTTGTATATACCTTTATGACTACAGATCATCTGAACTTGTCCAAAAAATCAAGGCATATGAGCAAGCATGCATAGACGTTGCTTTCCATCCCCTCTTACCTAACGTGATTGCTGCATGCGGTTGGGATGGTGCGGTTTCAGTGTTTGAGTGA